Proteins encoded together in one Nitrospirota bacterium window:
- a CDS encoding PilW family protein — translation MHKIKSRAGTTLVELMIAMVIFLMFIAVAYPTFSFLGQRMADVQINQELTQKGQRILNYMTEELRLSGLFVGATPNVTFCGAGTATNSLTHTNAAPFDTLTFLTSEQVLNNTAGAAIPFLVMNAAAASGAVTIPVNASYANVSGLSLGGNATENARAFVTFDTLAPTILNRAYQVTAFGGTSLTITPALDQALNNGSNVYVVTRKRFDVNGRDLRIVSWNSNCTTNNDVLLEAHDRAGGTAWGGVDALQFEYILSDGTVQNTVAATDITNIKAINIWLLVRSDFPERNFVNNTSYVVGTSAALGTTYNAPGDSFRRMLLSKRVEVKNLEK, via the coding sequence ATGCATAAGATAAAAAGCCGAGCAGGGACAACGCTTGTTGAACTGATGATCGCAATGGTTATCTTCCTGATGTTTATAGCTGTTGCCTATCCAACATTTTCCTTTCTTGGACAGCGCATGGCCGATGTCCAGATCAATCAGGAACTGACACAGAAGGGCCAGCGGATACTTAATTACATGACAGAGGAGTTGAGGCTCTCAGGTCTTTTTGTAGGCGCTACGCCGAATGTAACCTTCTGCGGTGCAGGCACTGCGACGAATTCTCTTACGCATACCAATGCAGCTCCTTTCGACACCCTTACCTTTCTGACATCAGAACAGGTACTCAATAATACGGCAGGTGCTGCAATACCTTTTCTTGTTATGAATGCTGCAGCCGCTTCGGGTGCTGTTACAATACCGGTAAATGCTTCATATGCGAATGTCAGCGGTCTGAGTTTGGGCGGTAATGCGACAGAAAATGCGAGAGCCTTTGTCACTTTTGATACGCTTGCGCCGACGATTCTGAACAGGGCGTATCAGGTCACTGCCTTTGGAGGGACTTCACTGACGATCACACCTGCCCTTGATCAGGCTTTAAATAATGGGAGTAATGTATATGTTGTTACACGCAAAAGGTTCGACGTTAACGGAAGGGATCTGCGCATAGTAAGCTGGAACAGCAACTGTACAACCAACAATGATGTGCTGCTTGAGGCCCACGACAGGGCGGGCGGCACTGCCTGGGGTGGGGTGGATGCCCTGCAGTTCGAATATATCCTGAGTGACGGGACGGTTCAGAATACCGTTGCAGCGACGGATATAACGAATATCAAGGCTATCAATATCTGGCTGTTAGTGCGTTCAGACTTTCCTGAAAGAAATTTTGTGAATAACACGTCCTATGTTGTCGGCACAAGTGCAGCACTTGGCACAACCTATAATGCACCGGGCGACAGTTTCAGGCGCATGCTTCTTTCAAAACGTGTGGAGGTTAAGAATCTTGAAAAATAG
- a CDS encoding prepilin-type N-terminal cleavage/methylation domain-containing protein, whose amino-acid sequence MTRRWKKGPAKGFTLVEVLIAVTVLSISFFALLPLITSAVSTDKTALLTTKSQAVTAYKMDELLAAGTSMTCNGAAYVCGAAPGNTCIDFVNAETDVVSAATAGAPFEIMRTSNALIVNATSGLCKLTITSTYTYQGEVKTFRLITEKSL is encoded by the coding sequence ATGACCAGACGGTGGAAAAAAGGGCCAGCGAAAGGATTTACACTCGTAGAGGTGTTAATAGCGGTTACTGTTCTTTCCATTTCGTTTTTTGCATTGCTGCCGCTTATCACAAGCGCTGTCAGCACTGATAAGACTGCGCTATTGACAACAAAGTCGCAGGCCGTGACTGCATATAAAATGGACGAACTATTAGCAGCAGGGACTTCCATGACATGCAATGGGGCAGCTTATGTTTGCGGCGCTGCTCCAGGAAATACCTGCATAGACTTTGTCAATGCTGAAACTGATGTGGTGAGTGCCGCGACTGCTGGAGCTCCTTTTGAGATCATGAGAACTTCCAATGCGCTTATAGTGAATGCGACCTCAGGCCTCTGCAAGTTGACAATTACTTCAACCTATACTTACCAGGGTGAGGTGAAGACTTTTCGGCTGATAACGGAAAAGAGCCTGTAG
- a CDS encoding type II secretion system protein, whose amino-acid sequence MRGSAKIERPGVRPAGKTATISTQCQAGLTLIEILVVFSIIALLVAVLGGTLFEGVTSETRISAAAREVMADLHFAQRDAASQGGSVIIRDDDVPAPPSESVGRIRRRWEYVVFDTTNNLYSIWRYQDTDGDNIKEPDEVSPAPGFPPTKTLLHNVGFGLTYKTSDGATATVGKSACGNGAGIPSSPVSFGTMAAPPCYGKKCMKMTSDGVPSFTGTLYLSNNTEAYAVNINAAGLVRLCKWSEDYLKWVDAR is encoded by the coding sequence TTGAGGGGATCAGCAAAGATAGAGAGGCCCGGCGTCAGGCCGGCAGGAAAAACTGCAACAATCAGCACTCAGTGCCAAGCCGGGCTGACTCTTATTGAGATCTTAGTTGTCTTTTCAATCATCGCTCTTCTCGTGGCGGTACTCGGCGGGACACTCTTTGAGGGCGTTACCTCCGAAACCAGAATCAGTGCTGCCGCGAGGGAGGTCATGGCAGACCTTCACTTTGCTCAAAGGGACGCGGCCTCACAAGGGGGCTCCGTTATTATAAGGGATGATGACGTGCCTGCGCCTCCCTCTGAGTCAGTAGGCCGGATCAGACGCAGATGGGAGTATGTCGTCTTTGACACAACGAACAATTTATACAGCATCTGGAGATACCAAGACACGGACGGAGACAATATAAAGGAGCCGGATGAGGTATCACCAGCTCCGGGATTTCCGCCCACAAAGACACTTCTCCACAATGTCGGTTTCGGCCTCACCTACAAGACCTCGGATGGCGCTACTGCAACAGTCGGCAAGAGCGCCTGCGGAAACGGAGCAGGAATCCCCTCCAGTCCGGTATCCTTCGGAACCATGGCAGCGCCGCCCTGTTATGGCAAGAAATGCATGAAAATGACTTCAGATGGCGTTCCGTCTTTTACCGGAACGCTGTACCTGAGCAACAACACAGAGGCCTATGCAGTCAATATTAACGCAGCGGGCCTTGTCAGGCTCTGCAAATGGTCCGAAGATTACCTCAAATGGGTAGACGCTCGCTGA